The Corvus hawaiiensis isolate bCorHaw1 chromosome 2, bCorHaw1.pri.cur, whole genome shotgun sequence genome includes a window with the following:
- the LOC125321306 gene encoding phospholipase A2-like produces the protein MGPRLLLTLMLLQAVWKGALGKSHSLHTRGIVELAGAISCGTGRSPLAYIGYGCYCGLGGRGWPKDKTDWCCHRHDCCYDTAEKEGCNPKVQRYQWACEHNTVRCDNLTDRCEKMVCLCDQEAAKCWGAAPYNPHFILWPDFLCGQTHPTCHVRYGGPE, from the exons TTTGGAAAGGTGCTCTGGGAAAATCCCATTCACTGCACACTCGAGGAATCGTGGAACTGGCTGGAGCTATATCGTGTGGCACAGGACGCTCTCCCTTGGCATATATTGGCTATGGGTGCTACTGTGGACTGGGAGGACGAGGTTGGCCTAAAGATAAAACAGATTG GTGCTGCCACAGGCACGACTGCTGCTACGACACGGCAGAGAAGGAGGGCTGCAACCCCAAGGTGCAGCGCTACCAGTGGGCATGCGAGCACAACACCGTGCGGTGCG ataACCTGACAGACCGGTGTGAAAAAATGGTGTGCCTGTGTGATCAAGAAGCAGCCaagtgctggggagcagccccaTACAATCCACACTTCATCCTCTGGCCAGACTTTTTATGTGGACAGACTCATCCCACCTGCCATGTCAGATATGGGGGGccagaataa